A genomic stretch from Achromobacter spanius includes:
- a CDS encoding aldolase → MTDEARIREEICVVGASLYQRGYTVGAAGNISARLDDGWLITPTDACLGRLDPADLAKVDLDGNWVSGAKPSKTLVLHQGIYRASPESRGIIHTHSTHLVALTLAGVWRPDEVLPPITPYQVMKVGRIPLIAYRRPGDPQAAAEVAAVAGQVRGALFERLGPVVWERSVAHASYALEELEETARLWLMSQPRPAPLSAQAIDELRATFGTRY, encoded by the coding sequence ATGACTGATGAAGCCCGCATCCGCGAAGAAATCTGCGTCGTCGGCGCCAGCCTCTACCAACGCGGCTACACCGTGGGCGCGGCCGGCAACATCAGCGCCCGGCTGGATGATGGCTGGCTCATCACCCCCACCGACGCCTGCCTCGGGCGGTTGGACCCGGCCGATCTGGCCAAGGTCGACCTGGACGGCAATTGGGTGTCCGGCGCCAAGCCGTCCAAGACGCTGGTGCTGCATCAGGGCATCTATCGCGCCAGCCCCGAATCGCGCGGCATCATCCACACGCATTCCACGCATCTGGTGGCCTTGACGCTTGCCGGCGTGTGGCGGCCTGATGAAGTGCTGCCACCCATCACGCCCTACCAGGTCATGAAAGTGGGCCGCATTCCCTTGATTGCTTATCGCCGGCCGGGCGACCCGCAAGCCGCCGCGGAAGTTGCCGCCGTGGCGGGCCAGGTGCGCGGCGCGCTGTTCGAAAGGCTGGGGCCGGTGGTGTGGGAACGCTCGGTGGCGCATGCGTCATACGCGCTGGAAGAGCTGGAAGAAACCGCCCGCCTGTGGCTGATGAGCCAGCCGCGCCCCGCGCCGCTGTCCGCCCAGGCCATCGATGAACTTCGAGCCACCTTCGGCACGCGTTACTGA
- a CDS encoding MFS transporter — MQWYRELNKTERRTFIAAFGGWAIDALDFMVFTFVIATLMSLWGIDKGQAGMLGTVTLLFSAIGGWLAGILADRYGRVRVLQYTILWFSACTVAIGFAQNFEQLFLLRALQGLGFGGEWAVGSVLMGEIVRAEHRGKAVGTVQSGWAVGWGAAAVLYTVAFSLLPPEWAWRSLFWIGVLPAFLVLYIRKNVPEPEVFKRAQARVHAGEARASFWKIFSPALIKTTVITAILCTGVQGGYYAITTWLPTYLKVERQLSVLNTGGYLMVIIFGSFCGYIAGAYLADRLGRRANLLIFSVLSTISVYVYTQLPLTDHQMLFLGFPLGFAASGIFSGIGAYLTELFPSGVRASGQGFAYNFGRGIGALFPSLVGFLSQTHGLGWAIGAFATGAYAVVIVTALLLPETKGRVLE; from the coding sequence ATGCAATGGTATAGAGAGCTGAACAAGACCGAACGCCGCACCTTCATTGCCGCGTTCGGCGGCTGGGCCATCGACGCCCTGGACTTCATGGTGTTCACCTTCGTGATCGCCACGCTGATGAGCCTGTGGGGCATCGATAAGGGCCAGGCGGGCATGCTGGGCACGGTCACGCTGCTGTTCTCCGCCATCGGCGGTTGGCTGGCCGGCATCCTGGCCGACCGCTACGGCCGCGTGCGCGTCCTGCAATACACGATCCTGTGGTTTTCGGCCTGCACCGTGGCCATTGGCTTCGCGCAGAACTTCGAGCAGTTGTTTTTACTGCGCGCGTTGCAAGGCTTGGGCTTTGGCGGCGAGTGGGCCGTGGGCTCGGTGTTGATGGGCGAGATCGTGCGCGCCGAACACCGGGGTAAAGCGGTGGGCACCGTGCAAAGCGGCTGGGCGGTAGGTTGGGGCGCGGCGGCGGTCTTGTACACCGTGGCGTTCTCGTTGTTGCCGCCGGAATGGGCATGGCGCAGCCTGTTCTGGATCGGCGTGCTGCCCGCGTTCCTGGTGCTGTACATCCGCAAGAACGTGCCCGAACCCGAAGTGTTCAAGCGCGCGCAGGCCAGGGTGCATGCGGGCGAGGCGCGCGCGTCGTTCTGGAAGATCTTTTCGCCCGCGCTGATCAAGACCACCGTCATCACGGCCATTCTTTGCACGGGCGTGCAGGGCGGTTACTACGCCATCACGACCTGGTTGCCAACCTACCTGAAAGTGGAGCGCCAACTGTCGGTGCTGAACACGGGCGGTTACCTGATGGTCATTATTTTCGGTTCGTTCTGCGGCTACATTGCGGGGGCCTATTTGGCCGACCGCCTGGGCCGTCGCGCAAACCTGCTGATCTTCTCGGTGCTGTCGACCATCAGCGTTTATGTGTACACGCAATTGCCGCTGACCGATCACCAGATGCTGTTCCTGGGCTTTCCGCTGGGCTTTGCGGCGTCGGGCATTTTCAGCGGCATCGGCGCTTACCTGACCGAGCTGTTCCCGTCAGGCGTGCGGGCGTCGGGCCAAGGTTTCGCCTACAACTTCGGGCGCGGCATTGGTGCGCTGTTTCCCAGCCTGGTCGGCTTTCTTAGCCAGACGCACGGGCTGGGTTGGGCCATCGGCGCGTTTGCCACGGGGGCGTACGCGGTGGTGATCGTAACGGCGCTGCTGCTGCCCGAGACGAAGGGGCGCGTGCTGGAATAA
- a CDS encoding amidohydrolase family protein gives MSSSPSTASQPPLCLAPLPDMDAATFDIPPGACDTHAHVVAADSSAYPLVPERTYTPPPAPESAYLGMLRQTGMSRGVLVQISVYGTDNRYMLEVLRRHPDQLRGVGVVAPDVSDQELEAMHAAGVRGLRINVLFGGGIGFDAMETLAHRIAGLGWHMQFLMDARQLPDLLPRMRKLPVPGVVDHMGHMPVADGTDSAGFLALQHLVRDHGWWVKLSGAYRISDRFDDFSDVTPWAQTLIDTAPDRMLWGSDWPHVHQTRMVNTGRLRNQLAQWAPDADVRHRILVSNPERLYGFTPAR, from the coding sequence ATGAGCTCTTCCCCTTCGACTGCCAGCCAGCCCCCGCTGTGCCTGGCACCCTTGCCCGACATGGACGCCGCCACCTTCGACATCCCGCCCGGCGCCTGCGACACGCATGCGCACGTGGTCGCCGCTGACAGCAGCGCGTATCCGCTCGTGCCCGAGCGCACCTACACACCGCCGCCCGCGCCCGAGTCCGCTTACCTGGGCATGCTGCGCCAGACCGGCATGTCGCGCGGCGTGCTGGTGCAGATCAGCGTCTATGGCACCGACAACCGCTACATGCTGGAAGTGCTGCGCCGCCATCCCGACCAACTGCGCGGGGTTGGCGTCGTCGCGCCCGACGTCAGCGACCAGGAGCTGGAAGCCATGCATGCCGCTGGCGTGCGTGGCCTGCGCATCAACGTCTTGTTTGGTGGCGGCATTGGCTTTGACGCCATGGAAACGCTGGCGCACCGCATTGCCGGGCTGGGTTGGCACATGCAATTCCTGATGGATGCGCGCCAATTGCCCGATTTGCTGCCGCGCATGCGCAAGCTGCCGGTGCCGGGCGTGGTGGACCACATGGGGCACATGCCGGTGGCGGATGGCACTGACAGCGCGGGCTTTCTGGCCCTGCAGCACCTGGTGCGCGACCACGGCTGGTGGGTCAAGCTGTCGGGCGCCTACCGCATCAGCGATCGCTTCGATGACTTCAGCGACGTGACGCCGTGGGCGCAAACGCTGATCGACACCGCGCCCGACCGCATGCTGTGGGGCAGCGACTGGCCGCATGTGCATCAAACGCGCATGGTCAACACGGGCCGCCTGCGCAACCAGCTTGCGCAGTGGGCGCCGGATGCCGACGTGCGCCACCGCATCCTGGTCAGCAACCCCGAACGCCTGTACGGATTCACCCCGGCGCGCTAA
- a CDS encoding MFS transporter, giving the protein MPPMDLTSGAVPGKPGNPGTAATAGAPQPDSLETARAYAKVFWRLVPFLMLCYVIAYLDRVNVGFAKLQMSQDLGFSETVFGLGAGVFFIGYFLFEVPSNLLMHRLGARVWIARIMITWGILSGMFMFVETPTGFYILRFLLGLAEAGFYPGVILYLTYWYPAHRRAKIIALFMSAIPVAGIFGNPLSGWIMEAFHGTHGLQGWQWMFLIEAIPALLIGVVTIMYLDNGIASAKWLTADEKQLLTREIEQDQKQTGTQKHSLRAVFSDKRVWWMCLIYFAFVAGQYGLTFWMPTLIKSTGVTGAFNIGLLSAIPFICAIIVMNLLGHSADKRRERRWHLIVPALAGAVGFTAAASFADSTVISLICLSLAAAGVLTCAPLFWSLPTAFLSGTAAAAGIAIVNSVGNLAGFASPYMIGYLKDLTQSTASGMYVLAAVLVIGAIAVWFTPAKLVNR; this is encoded by the coding sequence ATGCCCCCGATGGATTTGACGTCCGGCGCTGTGCCTGGCAAACCCGGCAACCCCGGCACCGCCGCCACCGCTGGCGCGCCGCAGCCGGATTCCCTGGAAACCGCGCGCGCCTACGCCAAGGTGTTCTGGCGGCTCGTGCCGTTCTTGATGCTGTGCTATGTCATCGCTTACCTGGACCGCGTCAACGTCGGCTTCGCCAAGCTGCAAATGTCGCAAGACCTGGGGTTCAGCGAAACCGTGTTCGGCCTGGGCGCCGGCGTGTTCTTCATTGGCTACTTCCTTTTTGAAGTGCCCAGCAACCTGCTCATGCATCGCCTGGGCGCGCGCGTCTGGATCGCGCGCATCATGATCACCTGGGGCATTCTTTCCGGCATGTTCATGTTCGTGGAAACGCCCACCGGCTTCTACATCCTGCGCTTCCTGCTTGGCCTGGCCGAAGCGGGTTTCTACCCCGGCGTCATCCTGTACCTGACCTACTGGTATCCCGCGCACCGCCGCGCCAAGATCATCGCGCTGTTCATGTCCGCCATTCCCGTGGCCGGTATCTTCGGCAACCCCTTGTCGGGCTGGATCATGGAAGCCTTCCACGGCACGCACGGCTTGCAGGGCTGGCAGTGGATGTTCCTGATCGAGGCCATACCCGCGCTGCTCATCGGCGTGGTCACCATCATGTACCTGGACAACGGCATCGCCAGCGCCAAATGGCTGACGGCCGATGAAAAGCAGTTGCTGACACGCGAGATCGAACAGGACCAGAAGCAGACGGGCACGCAAAAGCACTCGCTGCGCGCGGTGTTTTCTGACAAGCGCGTGTGGTGGATGTGCCTGATCTACTTCGCCTTCGTCGCGGGCCAATATGGCCTGACCTTCTGGATGCCCACGCTGATCAAATCGACGGGCGTGACGGGCGCGTTCAACATCGGCCTGCTCAGCGCCATTCCGTTCATCTGCGCCATCATCGTGATGAACCTGCTGGGCCACTCGGCCGACAAGCGGCGCGAACGCCGCTGGCACCTGATCGTGCCGGCGCTGGCGGGCGCGGTGGGCTTTACCGCCGCGGCGTCCTTTGCCGACAGCACTGTCATTTCGCTGATCTGCCTGTCCCTGGCCGCGGCCGGTGTGCTGACGTGCGCGCCGCTGTTCTGGTCCTTGCCCACGGCCTTTCTGTCGGGCACCGCGGCGGCGGCGGGCATCGCCATCGTCAACTCGGTGGGCAACCTGGCGGGCTTCGCCAGCCCCTACATGATTGGCTACCTGAAAGACCTGACCCAATCCACCGCGTCCGGCATGTACGTGCTGGCCGCCGTGCTGGTCATCGGCGCCATCGCGGTCTGGTTCACACCCGCCAAGCTGGTCAACCGCTAA